The proteins below are encoded in one region of Mesoplasma melaleucae:
- a CDS encoding riboflavin kinase produces MIHYNEMLMMLWNLPENVALFANFDKWDLNEDNLIKIAKKDNKKIILIQKEQSNFKNIIPNNGIEEKAAKNDCEVVLWHSFNNQYHYDKMKQDLNITKVYVFNNNDDLENIKKAIDDVEVIKYDQTLNENIKKSEEFLKNGQIKEYKQLNGFNFSFKGFVEHGNHIGRTINYPTANIIINDELVLKEAVYLTTTKLPNDDNLYPSISAYWTNKNGVNVFESHILDFDQDIYGWGIEVEIVEFIRESEKVNNLDELKTLLNQDKAVAIKYFKGA; encoded by the coding sequence ATGATACATTATAATGAAATGCTAATGATGCTATGAAATTTGCCAGAAAACGTTGCCTTGTTTGCAAATTTTGATAAGTGAGATTTAAATGAAGATAATTTAATAAAAATAGCTAAAAAAGATAATAAGAAAATAATTTTAATTCAAAAAGAACAAAGTAATTTTAAAAACATCATTCCAAATAACGGAATTGAAGAAAAAGCAGCTAAAAATGATTGTGAAGTTGTACTATGACACTCATTTAATAATCAATATCACTATGACAAAATGAAACAAGATTTAAATATTACTAAAGTTTATGTTTTTAATAATAATGACGATTTAGAAAATATTAAAAAAGCTATTGATGATGTTGAAGTTATTAAATATGATCAAACACTAAATGAAAATATTAAAAAAAGTGAAGAATTTTTAAAAAACGGGCAAATAAAAGAATACAAACAACTAAATGGTTTTAATTTTAGTTTTAAAGGATTTGTAGAACATGGAAATCACATTGGCAGAACAATCAATTACCCAACTGCTAACATTATTATTAATGATGAATTAGTACTTAAAGAAGCAGTGTACTTAACAACAACAAAATTACCAAATGATGATAATTTATATCCAAGTATTAGTGCTTATTGAACAAATAAAAATGGCGTTAATGTTTTTGAAAGTCATATTTTAGACTTTGATCAAGATATATATGGTTGAGGTATTGAAGTTGAAATTGTAGAATTTATTCGTGAAAGTGAAAAAGTAAATAACTTAGATGAGCTAAAAACTTTATTAAATCAAGATAAAGCAGTAGCTATTAAATACTTTAAAGGAGCATAA
- a CDS encoding TlyA family RNA methyltransferase — MKKRLDEVLVEKALVTTRSKAKEHIVNRKEVYVNDVLIIKAGFMVNETDLIEIKLKQSTFVSRAGLKLEKAIKDWKIDLINKVCLDIGASTGGFTQVCLEKQANFVYAVDVGTHQLDLALKNNLLVKDMSQYNFRYAKQTDFDQAINFFCCDVSFISLDKILPALTNLVKSEVDGVMLIKPEFEAGSELAKNGKVNLKSTHLKVLKNFISYAKANGFTINKLTYSPILGNKKQNIEYLAYLIKTDKYKDWKEEELNKVVNQAWKYLT, encoded by the coding sequence ATGAAAAAACGATTAGATGAAGTACTAGTAGAAAAAGCATTAGTTACTACAAGAAGTAAAGCAAAAGAACACATAGTTAATAGAAAAGAAGTTTATGTAAATGATGTTTTAATTATTAAAGCAGGATTTATGGTAAATGAAACAGATTTAATCGAAATCAAATTAAAGCAAAGTACATTTGTTTCAAGAGCTGGATTAAAACTTGAAAAAGCAATTAAAGATTGAAAAATAGACTTAATTAATAAAGTATGTTTAGATATTGGAGCTTCAACAGGTGGATTTACACAAGTTTGTTTGGAAAAACAAGCAAACTTTGTTTATGCTGTTGATGTTGGTACTCATCAATTAGATTTAGCATTAAAAAACAATCTTTTAGTCAAAGATATGTCACAATATAATTTTAGATATGCCAAGCAAACTGATTTTGATCAAGCTATTAATTTCTTTTGTTGTGATGTTAGTTTTATTTCATTAGATAAGATTTTACCAGCACTAACAAATTTAGTTAAATCAGAAGTTGATGGTGTAATGTTAATTAAACCTGAATTTGAAGCAGGTAGTGAATTAGCTAAAAACGGAAAGGTTAATTTAAAATCAACACATTTAAAAGTCCTTAAAAACTTTATTAGTTATGCCAAAGCAAATGGTTTTACAATTAATAAATTAACTTATTCACCAATTCTTGGAAACAAAAAGCAAAACATTGAATATTTAGCTTATTTGATAAAAACAGATAAATACAAAGATTGAAAAGAAGAAGAATTAAATAAAGTAGTTAATCAAGCTTGAAAATATTTAACTTAA
- the xseB gene encoding exodeoxyribonuclease VII small subunit, with protein MKNKTYDQLIAELKEETLKLSSDEISMEQAMKIFEENIKRIQLAKEKLTEYKGTINKVLEDNKIKEFN; from the coding sequence ATGAAAAATAAAACATACGATCAATTAATCGCAGAATTAAAAGAAGAAACATTGAAATTATCATCAGATGAAATATCAATGGAACAAGCAATGAAAATATTTGAAGAAAATATTAAAAGAATTCAATTAGCAAAAGAAAAACTAACTGAATACAAAGGTACTATTAACAAAGTTTTAGAAGATAACAAAATCAAAGAATTTAATTAA
- a CDS encoding SGNH/GDSL hydrolase family protein produces the protein MKKLLAILAATALITSAVASVISCGENEGSPDQNPLLIGKSIDKSKAIDDSMEGKFGFTNFYIVGDSLSDTNGLTYLIDTKFSNSIVKLNVQLGGTYGFEKDGVHYSAFTNGPTAPTILSEELGFGEMKPSNWLLKNQQQNYGKNYSVGGATAAKLDLPTGLLLNDATIDKQTEALISQHQIKNNDLVFFEIGGNDLFSLVGYYGNEAKQVEFLNDSMTRIRNALFNLLNNGIKNIIFMTPPRMDFPPIYQNIFKDDTEEGKKHAKYIIDVCEEYYHKLMDVLKEVESYYLESIQLYDMYTESDFLEQQFIKSVEARGEKVVLRKSFANNLTFNVTINDQKETVQGDINLDIIENIKLLLNKVKNDIDYGKQNTLNITVSPIHNDIEGVDGNIDNYFFDDIMHPTKEVHKMVSEILLNYAKELSKKWKN, from the coding sequence ATGAAAAAGTTACTAGCTATATTAGCAGCAACAGCATTAATAACTTCTGCTGTTGCTAGTGTTATTAGTTGTGGAGAAAATGAAGGATCACCAGATCAAAATCCATTATTAATTGGAAAAAGCATTGATAAATCAAAAGCAATTGATGATAGTATGGAAGGGAAATTTGGTTTTACAAATTTCTACATTGTTGGAGATAGTTTAAGTGATACAAATGGACTAACATATTTAATTGATACTAAGTTTTCAAATAGTATCGTTAAACTAAATGTTCAACTTGGTGGAACATATGGCTTTGAAAAAGATGGTGTTCATTATAGTGCATTTACTAATGGTCCAACAGCTCCAACAATTCTTTCAGAGGAATTAGGTTTTGGAGAAATGAAACCAAGTAATTGATTATTAAAAAATCAACAACAAAATTATGGAAAAAACTATTCAGTTGGTGGAGCTACTGCTGCAAAACTTGATTTACCTACAGGGTTATTATTAAACGATGCGACAATTGATAAACAAACTGAAGCTTTAATATCACAACATCAAATCAAAAATAATGATTTAGTATTTTTTGAAATTGGTGGAAATGATTTATTTTCACTAGTTGGATATTATGGAAATGAAGCTAAACAAGTTGAGTTCTTGAATGATAGCATGACAAGAATTAGAAATGCTTTATTTAATTTATTAAATAATGGAATTAAAAATATTATTTTCATGACCCCACCAAGAATGGATTTTCCACCAATATACCAAAATATCTTTAAAGATGACACTGAAGAAGGCAAAAAACATGCAAAATATATTATTGATGTTTGTGAAGAATACTATCATAAATTAATGGATGTTTTAAAAGAAGTAGAATCTTATTATCTTGAGTCTATTCAACTATATGACATGTACACAGAATCAGATTTTTTAGAGCAACAATTCATTAAATCAGTTGAAGCTAGAGGTGAAAAAGTAGTTTTAAGAAAAAGTTTTGCTAATAATTTAACTTTTAACGTTACAATCAATGATCAAAAAGAAACAGTTCAAGGTGATATTAATTTAGATATAATTGAAAATATCAAATTACTTTTAAATAAAGTTAAAAATGATATTGATTATGGTAAACAAAATACTTTAAACATAACTGTAAGTCCAATTCATAATGATATTGAAGGAGTTGATGGAAATATTGATAATTATTTCTTTGATGATATTATGCACCCTACAAAAGAAGTACATAAAATGGTTTCAGAAATTTTATTAAATTATGCAAAGGAGTTGAGTAAAAAATGAAAAAATTAA
- a CDS encoding lipoprotein, which translates to MKKLISLLAAVTITASSTTTVIACGGIPYIKKTDVKYNQDDINILLKQVSKAYYLNHNSTTKYDFNYVYENMVKNKFIQELDSSAQTSGENGINNYGRFSDIQRLYFGDQIINSKLADKSAIEISAGTAPKDPNIIMSISGIYPTIMSLLSNGKIIELVLYLADLGINIMPNNISDQGLLAYAAALLSDANIQKLSKALNPSKYKNYSIEQALNSSIIDFANALNVFSNRKERYKNSTAEEATKWRGPALNGVALAMQDLSKQSHMNLDIVDNWESLCGVINFVRIFAIYLSNFATSRIEAIGENTENAKTLTWKELTAIRVKKYSEITNELNIKDLIVYLNLAVNDKNGKELQNLLQFLFRGYEKYKQIDVIPPSIDGFISNFINHDYSEVGLSGVFKALLNGISNKEQPLGSMLVGGLGLLSANNKIVDLAGEIIIPPLISAALKAAVAIGTISQEIADMINNLVSEGVLSKPWDVAWNHLLNSLLDKQLKSGGTIDILNFPINGDNSIRTFMTKLSALVKTDANEPLKVNFNNVSSLVNQLQGVIKVAQENPTELLPKLGYIRPNDDNQEEYIKPGSFIDYLNKIVADTKGSNGLLEALNIKTELFKKQQSKLKAKMQAEFDKAQIIDVKEIDDKTFEYTINNEVITIKIDILKNKYSITAINSKSV; encoded by the coding sequence ATGAAAAAATTAATCTCATTACTAGCTGCAGTAACAATTACTGCTTCATCTACAACAACTGTTATTGCATGTGGCGGAATTCCATATATTAAAAAAACTGATGTAAAATATAATCAAGATGATATTAATATTCTGCTTAAACAAGTTTCAAAAGCATATTATTTAAATCATAATTCAACAACTAAATATGACTTTAATTATGTTTATGAAAATATGGTTAAAAACAAATTTATTCAAGAATTAGATTCATCAGCTCAAACATCTGGTGAAAATGGAATTAATAACTATGGTCGATTTAGTGACATTCAAAGATTATACTTTGGTGATCAAATTATTAATAGTAAATTAGCAGATAAATCTGCAATTGAAATTAGTGCAGGAACTGCACCAAAAGATCCTAATATTATTATGAGTATTTCAGGTATCTATCCTACAATCATGTCATTACTAAGTAATGGTAAAATTATTGAATTAGTTTTATATTTAGCTGATTTAGGAATTAATATAATGCCTAATAATATTTCAGATCAAGGATTGCTAGCCTATGCTGCAGCTTTATTATCAGATGCAAATATTCAAAAGTTATCTAAAGCATTGAATCCTTCAAAATATAAAAATTATTCAATTGAGCAAGCGTTAAATTCATCAATTATTGATTTTGCTAATGCTTTAAATGTATTTTCAAATCGTAAAGAAAGATATAAGAATTCAACAGCTGAAGAAGCAACTAAATGAAGAGGTCCAGCATTAAATGGAGTTGCACTTGCAATGCAAGATCTTTCAAAACAATCACATATGAATTTAGACATTGTTGATAATTGAGAATCATTATGTGGCGTTATCAATTTTGTACGTATTTTTGCAATCTATTTAAGTAATTTTGCAACATCACGAATTGAAGCTATTGGTGAAAACACAGAAAATGCAAAAACATTAACTTGAAAAGAATTAACAGCAATCAGAGTCAAAAAATATTCTGAAATAACTAATGAATTAAACATTAAAGATTTAATTGTTTATTTAAATCTAGCTGTTAATGATAAAAATGGTAAAGAATTACAAAATCTATTACAATTTTTATTTAGAGGGTATGAAAAATATAAACAAATAGATGTAATTCCACCAAGCATTGATGGATTTATTTCAAACTTTATCAATCATGATTATAGTGAAGTAGGTTTAAGTGGTGTGTTTAAAGCACTATTAAATGGTATTTCAAATAAAGAACAACCACTTGGAAGTATGCTTGTTGGTGGTTTAGGATTATTAAGTGCAAATAATAAAATTGTTGATCTTGCTGGAGAAATAATCATTCCACCATTAATTAGTGCAGCATTAAAGGCTGCTGTTGCAATTGGAACAATTAGCCAAGAAATCGCAGATATGATTAACAATTTAGTAAGTGAAGGAGTTTTAAGCAAACCTTGAGATGTAGCTTGAAATCATTTATTAAATTCATTATTAGATAAACAATTAAAATCTGGTGGAACTATTGATATTTTAAACTTCCCGATAAATGGAGATAATTCAATTAGAACTTTTATGACTAAACTGTCTGCATTAGTTAAAACTGATGCAAATGAACCATTGAAAGTTAACTTTAATAATGTTTCAAGTTTAGTTAATCAATTACAAGGTGTAATTAAAGTAGCACAAGAAAATCCTACAGAATTATTACCAAAATTAGGATATATAAGACCAAATGATGATAATCAAGAAGAATATATTAAACCTGGATCGTTTATTGATTATTTAAATAAAATTGTTGCTGATACTAAAGGCAGCAATGGATTACTTGAAGCGTTGAATATAAAAACTGAATTGTTTAAAAAGCAACAATCAAAATTAAAAGCTAAAATGCAAGCTGAGTTTGATAAAGCTCAAATAATAGATGTGAAAGAAATTGATGACAAAACATTTGAATATACAATAAATAATGAAGTTATAACAATTAAGATTGATATTCTTAAAAATAAATATTCAATAACAGCAATTAATAGTAAATCAGTTTAA
- the xseA gene encoding exodeoxyribonuclease VII large subunit: MDKKVFSVAEINQIFKEAIEGSNYFKNIYVRGEVSNLTFNKSGHVYFSLKDNQSTIGAMIWKSNAHKLISLNVKEGMEITCYGRITYYVPTGRISFEAVHVSVEGKGDLQIIFEERLKEITALGWTDESRKRPINRFAKNIGLITTDSGAAIRDLITTLKRRIPSVNIYLFPTMVQGDTAKFDIAKKIKQANQFSPKLDLLIIGRGGGSYEDLWTFNEMEVLQAIIDSAIPTISAVGHEPDITLSDYVADLRAATPTAAAELASISTEELLKELAYNYENQIRLFKNVYNNQQIKISELSKQNVLKINNKVEVNTLDLNYIQKNFINNINNIIQYNELFIENIEAKTALLDPKKPMRKGFGLIMSKDNQIINSIDKLTINQELKLVLKDGEVETTIKGVKKYEK; this comes from the coding sequence ATGGACAAAAAAGTATTTTCAGTTGCTGAAATAAATCAGATCTTTAAAGAAGCAATTGAAGGTAGTAACTATTTTAAAAATATATATGTCAGGGGAGAAGTAAGTAATCTAACTTTTAACAAATCAGGACATGTATATTTTTCTTTAAAAGATAATCAAAGTACAATCGGAGCAATGATTTGAAAAAGTAATGCACATAAACTAATTAGTCTAAATGTTAAAGAGGGAATGGAAATTACTTGTTATGGAAGAATAACTTATTATGTTCCAACTGGAAGAATAAGTTTTGAAGCAGTTCATGTTAGTGTTGAAGGTAAAGGTGATCTTCAAATCATTTTTGAAGAACGTTTAAAAGAAATTACTGCGTTAGGTTGAACTGATGAATCAAGAAAACGACCAATTAATCGTTTTGCTAAAAATATTGGTTTAATCACCACTGATTCAGGAGCAGCCATTAGAGATTTAATTACAACATTAAAAAGAAGAATACCATCAGTTAATATTTACTTATTTCCAACCATGGTCCAAGGTGATACAGCAAAGTTTGATATTGCCAAAAAAATCAAACAAGCAAATCAATTTAGTCCAAAACTAGATTTATTAATTATTGGTCGTGGTGGAGGAAGCTATGAAGATCTGTGAACTTTCAATGAAATGGAAGTTTTACAAGCAATCATAGATTCAGCAATTCCCACAATTAGTGCTGTTGGTCATGAACCAGATATTACATTAAGTGATTATGTAGCAGATTTAAGAGCAGCTACTCCAACAGCTGCAGCTGAACTAGCATCAATTAGTACAGAAGAATTATTAAAGGAATTAGCTTATAATTATGAAAATCAAATTCGTTTATTCAAAAATGTATATAACAATCAGCAAATTAAGATAAGTGAGTTATCAAAACAAAATGTTTTAAAAATTAATAACAAAGTAGAAGTAAATACTTTAGATTTAAATTACATTCAAAAGAATTTTATTAATAACATCAACAATATCATTCAATACAATGAATTATTTATTGAAAATATTGAAGCTAAAACAGCATTATTGGACCCTAAGAAGCCAATGAGAAAGGGTTTTGGTTTAATTATGAGTAAAGATAACCAAATCATTAATTCGATTGATAAACTAACTATAAATCAAGAATTGAAATTAGTTTTAAAAGATGGAGAAGTAGAAACAACTATTAAAGGAGTTAAAAAATATGAAAAATAA
- a CDS encoding Y-family DNA polymerase, with product MNDKVILHLDMDAFFASCEQAHDKSLRNKPVVVSRNHDKSIIIASSYDARKYGIKVGTPIFKAKELAYGELVIREVNRELYEDYSKRIFNLIKDQFTYKVEVLGIDECFIDGTNIWKRYGNVQNLCLAIQAAVYQETGLTCSIGASFTRLFAKMGSDIKKPNGFTMITKENFKTLIWNKPIEDVIGVGSSSLEKMQNLNVKTVNDFIKLDQKVINDTFGLAGYKMYEKLNGINNNKIAYWDTSIKSISNEKTFDKKNMTTDEIEEILFNLTQKAVNRMHKNEVAGKTVALSIKFYNQEINFEKREHKKRKTYSESFNDYTDNLEKIYSKVKSLLDDIYEGEPILLIGIGISNLIEKKNIVKQQSFDKIIV from the coding sequence ATGAATGATAAAGTAATCTTGCATCTTGATATGGATGCGTTTTTTGCAAGTTGCGAGCAAGCACATGACAAATCACTAAGAAATAAACCTGTTGTGGTTTCACGTAATCATGACAAAAGTATTATTATTGCATCTTCATATGATGCAAGAAAATATGGAATTAAAGTTGGAACACCAATTTTTAAAGCAAAAGAATTAGCTTATGGTGAATTAGTAATTAGAGAAGTCAATCGTGAATTATATGAAGACTATAGTAAAAGAATTTTTAATCTTATTAAAGATCAATTTACGTATAAAGTTGAAGTACTAGGAATTGATGAATGTTTTATTGATGGTACAAACATTTGAAAAAGATATGGAAACGTTCAAAACCTTTGCTTAGCTATTCAAGCAGCAGTTTATCAAGAAACAGGGTTAACATGCAGCATTGGAGCTAGTTTTACTCGCTTATTTGCAAAAATGGGTAGTGATATTAAAAAGCCAAATGGATTTACAATGATTACAAAAGAAAACTTTAAAACTTTAATTTGAAATAAACCAATTGAAGATGTAATTGGAGTTGGAAGTTCATCATTAGAAAAAATGCAAAACTTAAATGTTAAAACTGTTAATGATTTTATTAAACTAGATCAAAAAGTGATTAATGATACTTTTGGTTTAGCTGGATATAAAATGTATGAAAAATTAAATGGAATCAATAATAATAAAATTGCATATTGAGATACAAGCATTAAATCTATTTCAAATGAAAAAACTTTTGATAAGAAAAATATGACCACAGATGAAATTGAAGAAATCTTATTTAATTTAACGCAAAAAGCGGTTAATAGAATGCATAAAAATGAAGTAGCTGGAAAAACAGTTGCGTTATCAATTAAATTCTATAATCAGGAAATTAATTTTGAAAAAAGAGAACATAAAAAACGCAAAACATATAGTGAATCATTTAATGATTACACTGATAATTTAGAAAAAATATATTCAAAAGTTAAATCACTTTTAGATGATATTTACGAAGGAGAACCTATTTTATTAATTGGAATCGGAATCTCAAATTTGATTGAAAAGAAAAATATTGTCAAGCAACAAAGCTTTGACAAGATTATTGTTTAA
- a CDS encoding deoxyribonuclease IV, producing the protein MKKPILGSHVGMSKANKHGEYLIGSVKEAISYHANTLMIYTGPPQNANRTATEKLHIEEFNQLLSENSINKDHLVVHAPYIINISNPVNQTTWDFGVDFLKQEIQRCEDIEIKILVLHPGARLKGDYTDALNALVKGLDQVASTQKNVIIALETMAGKGTEIGLSLNDFKYVLDHVKQPAKVAVCLDTCHMHDAGYDFNDWAAIKTEINNTIGKDKIICFHLNDSKNPLLAHKDRHENIGYGYIGFNNLLNVLWDEEYIDVPKVLETPYVEDKPPYKEEIENLFNKTFSKKVK; encoded by the coding sequence ATGAAAAAACCAATCTTAGGTAGCCATGTAGGGATGAGCAAAGCAAATAAACACGGAGAATATTTAATTGGAAGTGTTAAAGAAGCTATCAGTTATCATGCAAATACATTAATGATTTATACAGGACCACCACAAAATGCTAATCGTACAGCAACAGAGAAATTACATATTGAAGAATTTAATCAATTATTAAGTGAAAATAGCATTAATAAAGATCACTTAGTTGTACATGCTCCATATATTATTAATATTTCAAATCCTGTTAATCAAACAACTTGAGATTTTGGAGTAGATTTTTTAAAACAAGAAATTCAAAGATGTGAAGATATTGAAATTAAAATTTTAGTATTACATCCAGGTGCAAGATTAAAAGGTGATTATACTGATGCATTAAATGCATTAGTCAAAGGACTAGATCAAGTAGCATCAACACAAAAAAATGTAATCATTGCATTAGAAACAATGGCAGGAAAAGGAACAGAGATTGGATTATCATTAAATGATTTTAAATATGTACTTGATCATGTAAAACAACCAGCTAAAGTAGCAGTATGTTTAGATACATGTCATATGCATGATGCAGGATATGATTTTAATGACTGAGCAGCAATTAAAACAGAAATTAATAACACAATTGGAAAAGACAAAATAATTTGTTTTCATTTAAATGATTCAAAAAATCCTTTATTAGCACATAAAGATCGTCATGAAAATATTGGATATGGTTATATTGGTTTTAATAATCTTTTAAATGTGTTATGAGATGAAGAATACATCGATGTACCGAAAGTTTTAGAAACACCGTATGTAGAAGATAAACCGCCGTATAAAGAAGAAATTGAAAACTTATTTAATAAAACTTTTTCAAAAAAAGTTAAGTAA
- a CDS encoding transcription antitermination protein NusB — protein MSKQKLSMTKRRTYLTQMFYRYLLMNNDTNYIKQDILDETQEKLDVETTLIANNIAEKLSDLKTEVKKHLSANWKWERIPTYIQSILIIGTYEIIFTPTPKAVTINELINLVKENEVDFDYKFVNACLDKVIKL, from the coding sequence ATGAGTAAACAAAAATTAAGTATGACAAAAAGACGTACTTATTTAACGCAAATGTTTTACAGATATTTATTAATGAATAATGATACTAATTACATTAAACAAGATATCTTAGATGAGACACAAGAAAAACTAGATGTAGAAACAACATTAATAGCTAATAATATCGCTGAAAAACTTTCAGATTTAAAAACTGAAGTTAAAAAACATTTAAGTGCAAATTGAAAATGAGAAAGAATACCAACATATATTCAATCAATTTTAATTATTGGTACTTATGAAATTATCTTTACTCCTACTCCAAAAGCAGTTACAATCAACGAACTAATTAATTTAGTAAAAGAAAACGAAGTTGATTTTGATTATAAATTTGTAAACGCATGTTTAGATAAGGTTATTAAACTATAA